The Phaseolus vulgaris cultivar G19833 chromosome 10, P. vulgaris v2.0, whole genome shotgun sequence DNA window GGAATTGGGACACTGAAATTGAAAGAGATATGGACAAAGCAACCATTGAATAGGATATGTGCCAACAACATTAAAGGGATAGACTACAGAGTTGGATTCCTTACCACTGGCAAGAATGCAGCTCCTTTGATTTTTACTGAGTTTGGGTTTAACGAGGAAGGTTCTTCAGTGGAAGACAGCAGGTTCTTGACATGCCTTCAAACCTATCTTCTTGGAAAAGATTTGGACTGGGGATTGTGGGCTTTTCAGGGTAGCTACTATGTGAAGAAAGACCAGGTCCAAGTTGATGAGTCATTTGGTCTCATGGATGAAacttggcatcaccttagatATCCCAACCTCACTCACAAGTTCCAGCTTTTGCAAAGGAAGAATATAGGTAAGCTTTTTGAGTTAAACTCACTAATGAGTTCAGCTATTTTTTATCATGCACTCTTAGATTCATAACCAATACAAAATCACTCATGAGATGATTCTCTATTAACATAGTGATTAGAAAATTTCAAGAACTGTTATCTAATATCTAagttgtgtgttcttgatgCAGAACCTATCTCTAAGGCCCCCATTGTAAATATCATGTATCACCCTCTATCTGGTCGATGTGCTCAAGTGAATGAGAAGAATGAAGTTGAACTTGGAAGCTGTGAGACCAAAAACAGATGGGTTGGTGGAGAGAATGGGACTAAAATCATTTTACATGGCACTAAGAAGTGCTTAACAGCAGCTGGTGAAGGGCTTCCAGTTGTAGTTTCTGATTGTGAAAGGAAGAGCAGTTCTTGGAAATCTGTATCACTGTCTAAACTTCACTTGGCTACTATGAATCAACAGGAGGAACAACTTTGCTTGCAGAAGGATTCTAACTCATCCAGCATCGTGACTTCAAAGTGTATCTGCATAAAAGATGATTCTCTATGTCTTGATGATCCTCAAAGCCAGTGGTTCCAGCTTGTTGAGACCAATGTGTAGCTTAGCTTAACTGGCTTAAGAGTTTAAGATTACCATTGCAGAAacctttctatttttttttattttttttattttgcctAGTTCAATTGAACATTTACTAATATGTTTGGGTATAATATGTTTAGGTTAACTTAAAtgtcaaataaattaatatttaattttcttttgctGGTTGAAggttattttacaatttttttttcttcaaaatgatAAACTATTAAGAATAAATAACTCATTacttctaaaaagaaaaataaataaatcattatcTTTTAAAGGAGGATTTACAATCTCGAAGTAAAAAAGAAATCGAAAGATTGTATATCCAAATTTTATGTTGAGTATCCAAATTGTGAATACGAAAATATGACGaacattcaaaattaattattattgacTCTTAATACCATGAAAGAAAAGACAAAAGGCaaacaaatgaaagaaaaattgtattatttgactaatataataaaattacaataataacgataaataatttaaagaataataaaatctaaattaataataaaaatacaagaaaacaaGTCTATTTGTTTATATAGACTATCTAAACATCAAACCATGTCTAGTGTGTAtctttgttttctatatttgtCCTTAAGATTTTCTATGTAAAGGACTATCACGGTTCTCTAGTGTCTTggctttttttttatcctttctaaatataaatttgttgtcCAAATCTCATAAAGTTGACATCTAACCATATGCTAGACAAAACTTGCGTCTAAGCCTCACGTTTGTCTAGATGGTTAGTTAGACTAATCCCAAACCCCTGTTCATCACCAACAAAGTCATAATCTGGATCTTTTAACTTCATAGGCTAGAGAATTCACTACATCTCCCTTTGATGGAGTTAGACTTTATTCAAATTGAAcatgaattgtttttttttacagaTCGATCGTTATACAAAAAAAACTtgacaaacaaataaaaaacttaaCAAACAAAGTTGTCCTCAATAAGATTTGTCATTTATTTGTCATTAAAAGAGTACTCCATGTAATTCATGTATAAGAAATTCAATTATCCATCACATCATATTCATTGTAACCTTCCAAACTAATAATAACCGAAATCATCAACCATTAACACCACCGATTCCATTACAAAAACAAGTCATAATTCAAAACATGTACAGATTAGGACTCAATTGTCACCCTACTAAACTAATAATACACacatataaattagttttatctCTATCTCTCCCAAACTGaaatttatacataattatatattgtaaaCTAGTTTTATACCTAATTAATGTCCAATCAACCCATAAAAACAACAAACTGTGTTATGTGAAActataaacatatatatttataggATCAATTACAATAAATACTGAATACATCATTGTGACTAGTTTGTCCATGTCTTTTGGTAACTGAAGGACACAACAGTATGAACAAAAGAACAAAATTACACATTGCCAAACCTAGCTATTTGCTTGGCTAAACAAATTGACGAAGAACATTGCATAATGAGATTACTTTTTGGACACTGCATCCTTGGCAGACTGTAGAGTGGAAGTAACAGCAGCAGCAGCACCTGCAAGTATTCCACCACTGGTGTTATTGCTTGAATGGGGCTGGTGAGTTACCTCAACGCTCCTAGCTTCTTGATCTTGCCCTGCTGAAGATCGATAATCCACACTTTCCACCTTTTTTTCGATGCTGGCATTGATACCCTCATTCTGACACAACAATCCATATACAGATTCATTCATTTATCATTGCAACTGAAAAATacagcagaaaaaaaaaatacactaacCTTAGATTGTTGATTCATGATAACCAAGTAAGTTAAAAAGTAAATGAGTTTTGGGTGATTTGTGATTGAGTTTAGGCTTTTAAGAGTGGAGAAAGGCAAATGACATCCATGTATGAGTTCCGACAACGGAGGAAAAGGGCTTAAATAACTACACACCCCTCATCTCACCACTTCACATGCCCTCCCATTCGATTATTTGGAAGAGGCTTCATGCAAAAATATTAATTCAGGAATTGATGGTcacaaaataatgaaaatgttgttattatcattattagtTAAACATATAAAGTAATATGTTACTTTgtaaatcataaattaaaatacacCAATTTAATTTATAAGTGTGATCTAatcaatacaattttaaaattattttatttaaaaaaaatatttctctatttatttatattttaacatgATTGTCAACCTATCAAAATATAAGAGAATATAgacaattattttatgtttgttttaaattgtataaaaataactaaaaaaatatagtagtgattatattttttttaattaataaaaatgtaagtttataaatttattcttatatttaaaaaaattaaaaaatcaatttaaattatttatttataaattataattatttttaattaaaatattatttaaatatttataattataaaatatttgataaaaacttatttttatattaaataacattattatttttatctttactttttttaattaatataaatattatataaatttatttttttattattaaaaaatatatttatttttattgttatttatatttataatttattatatatatattgtacatGTGTGGATGTCAGGGCCTGAGTAATGTTGATCTACATTGATACACAATTTGTTGTCGTGCTGGTAATCTTCTATTTCTTCAAAGCTCTTCCTCTCTCGCACGCGTTTCGCCGGTCGGCGGGAGTACCTGctattgcactccgacgctcaagtcagtgctcGTGATTAGTCTATTCTCTTAAGATATCAAAAACATACATTTCCTCCTTTCAGAAGTCCCTTTTATTGGTTGACTTGGGCCTCTTCCAACGTGGGCTGGATAGTTGGTTTCAAGGTTAGTGGTCTTTAGTCATGTATGGTAGTTTCCTGATATTACGGGAACGTGTTTC harbors:
- the LOC137818438 gene encoding uncharacterized protein, which encodes MNQQSKNEGINASIEKKVESVDYRSSAGQDQEARSVEVTHQPHSSNNTSGGILAGAAAAVTSTLQSAKDAVSKK
- the LOC137817985 gene encoding glycosyl hydrolase 5 family protein-like, with product MASPLSLLILFLVFISASHSNAYPLSTQNRWIIDEATGQRAKLVCANWAGHLKPMIPEGLDKRPLKELVGELVKHNFNCVRLTYAIYMWTRYSHENVSASFASLDAPEVVQGISKNNPSVLSMTHVQAFHAVVHELGVQNVKVLLDNHVSEPMWCCDDDDENGFFHDRHFNPQEWVRGLTLAAKHFTGNHAVVAMSLRNELHGPRQNLQDWYRYMSQGAVAIHKTNPNVLVLISGLNYDTELQFLKSKPLKIDLGKKMVYETHLYSWSGIGTLKLKEIWTKQPLNRICANNIKGIDYRVGFLTTGKNAAPLIFTEFGFNEEGSSVEDSRFLTCLQTYLLGKDLDWGLWAFQGSYYVKKDQVQVDESFGLMDETWHHLRYPNLTHKFQLLQRKNIEPISKAPIVNIMYHPLSGRCAQVNEKNEVELGSCETKNRWVGGENGTKIILHGTKKCLTAAGEGLPVVVSDCERKSSSWKSVSLSKLHLATMNQQEEQLCLQKDSNSSSIVTSKCICIKDDSLCLDDPQSQWFQLVETNV